In the Mya arenaria isolate MELC-2E11 chromosome 11, ASM2691426v1 genome, one interval contains:
- the LOC128208176 gene encoding complex I intermediate-associated protein 30, mitochondrial-like — translation MSTMASQVYKHLCYNHLKTIPGLHRLVISCQICFPISVKSAARSKNSGITYCQARHYSAKMPKSNLITSMQGPKRSQLRGKDDRSLFKVLTDGLDIIRVGIPKFKKEMRDKINFDFDGRRDHGDFEYFVKFDEKIINSWFVSADSDSGDGKSRAELIVSPNKKALFCGNLITEVPQDGVTKRSGFCNLSSPSNKKSFEQVIPYDWTGYTDMTLRVRGDGRNYMIVIQMDRKWNVHQSDMYNYPLYTRGGPYWQEVNIPLSKFFLTAAGRIQDSQEMIQLHSISDLGITLADGNPGPFQLEIDYIALVNNKNATRYDFDIEMYERGPLDY, via the exons ATGTCAACAATGGCAAGCCAAGTTTACAAGCATTTGTGCTACAACCATTTAAAAACTATCCCAGGTCTTCATAGACTGGTAATTTCTTGCCAGATCTGTTTTCCCATCAGTGTGAAATCAGCCGCCCGTTCAAAAAATAGCGGAATAACATACTGCCAAGCACGGCACTATAGTGCTAAAATGCCAAAGTCAAACTTGATTACGTCCATGCAGGGACCCAAAAGATCACAGCTCAGAGGAAAAGACGACAGatcattgtttaaagttttaactGATGGACTTGACATTATCCGAGTTGGGATACCCAAGTTTAAAAAGGAAATGAGGGATAAGATCAATTTTGACTTTGATGGTAGGCGTGATCATGGTGACTTTGAATATTTCGTGAAGTTTGATGAGAAAATAATCAATTCATGGTTTGTGTCGGCTGATAGTGACTCCGGGGATGGAAAGAGTAGAGCAGAATTGATTGTCAGCCCAAATAAAAAGGCTTTATTTTGTGGTAATTTAATTACAGAAGTTCCACAAGATGGAGTAACAAAAAGGTCAGGATTTTGCAACCTGAGCTCACCCTCGAATAAA AAATCATTTGAGCAGGTGATTCCATATGATTGGACTGGTTATACAGACATGACCCTGCGAGTGAGAGGTGATGGCAGGAACTACATGATTGTCATACAG ATGGATCGTAAATGGAATGTTCATCAGTCAGACATGTATAACTACCCACTGTACACAAGGGGCGGGCCCTACTGGCAGGAAGTTAAT ATACCGCTGTCCAAGTTTTTCCTCACAGCTGCGGGTCGTATACAGGACTCTCAAGAGATGATTCAGCTTCATTCCATAAGTGACCTCGGAATCACTCTCGCTGACGGAAATCCTGGACCCTTCCAACTAGAGATAGACTATATTGCtcttgttaataataaaaacgCTACTAGATATGATTTTGATATAGAGATGTATGAAAGAGGTCCTTTAGACTACTag
- the LOC128208178 gene encoding calcineurin B homologous protein 1-like, whose translation MGNKSSMQLQQEEIDEIQKETGFSHNQIVRLFSRFTSLDKNNNGFLSREDFLRIPELAINPLGDRIVHSFFLESNEETVNFKQFMSVLARFRPTKSNESKNKLNTREEKLKFAFKMYDLDSDEKISRDE comes from the exons ATGGGGAATAAATCTTCTATGCAGCTTCAACAAGAAGAAATTGATGAAATTCAAAAGGAAACAGGAT TTTCCCACAACCAGATTGTTCGCCTCTTCAGCAGATTCACAAGTCTAGACAAGAATAACAACGGCTTCCTCAG TCGAGAAGACTTCCTGAGAATTCCTGAGCTCGCTATTAATCCTCTGGGTGACAGAATCGTGCACTCTTTCTTCTTAGAGAG CAATGAAGAGACCGTCAACTTCAAGCAGTTTATGAGCGTACTGGCCAGATTCAGACCCACTAAGTCTAATGAAAGCAAGAATAAACTCAACACAAGGGAGGAAAAACTCAAAT TTGCTTTCAAGATGTATGACTTGGACAGTGATGAGAAGATCTCCCGAGACGAATAG